In the Mya arenaria isolate MELC-2E11 chromosome 11, ASM2691426v1 genome, one interval contains:
- the LOC128207699 gene encoding SPARC-related modular calcium-binding protein 2-like isoform X1: MYPRAWLCVLAMSWIAVPMASANSLSVSEIQATGKVLFRALRDSEELCKVRCKSRKSRIMCGSDGTSYLSKCELKRARRCEGKKVTIVKKGKCADEDVPVTKCFQEKEEALRSVADGAENVFIPECNTDGTFREVQCHSASGFCWCVSEEGKPFPRTSTKDGQPNCKAKDKTDNRPKTKSRVRRKKGKKNRKSDKRKSSKRCTNKEKSRFNSNLVRVFTEEYDRAIRNVLSTVPDTKDPLMDTLEKQVVEWKFSQYDSNGDNLLQIKEVNGLKRLVKKFIKPRSCAKRFLKFCDPDKNKLIERQEWSICLGVDINISFRLFIYLNSDEEGKRTTTPPSDAQSSGESLDLHSFLNKNPSRDKSPSSSSPSSKTHKGEKERQPPPSLPALSLGDAWTDFSRPREDVKAEKHVSDCRTEREGALEQDHDNPDAGIFVPTCTPEGTWAHAQCHNSTGYCWCVDENTGRPIVGTSTHGVRPDCDFVKEREIQARIPVGCTYAEKQTFVADLVAEISKEMKEYALNPSTDHSLLVTEPNMSLQERSARGRFNTLDGNKNKVIDDGEAEEFRATTIKNAQQKQTRKCARKFVRYCDENEDSQISVDEWVDCLGITRTVNVNLPSNPKRIGVNPFDTYLRDN; this comes from the exons GTTTTGTTCCGTGCCCTCCGTGACAGCGAGGAATTGTGCAAGGTTCGGTGCAAGTCTCGGAAGTCGAGGATCATGTGCGGGTCCGACGGGACCTCGTATTTGTCCAAGTGTGAACTCAAGAGGGCCAGAAGGTGTGAGGGCAAGAAAGTCACTATTGTGAAGAAAGGGAAATGTGCAG ACGAGGATGTTCCAGTGACCAAATGTTTTCAAGAAAAGGAGGAGGCACTGCGCTCTGTTGCGGACGGCGCCGAGAACGTCTTCATCCCGGAATGCAACACGGATGGCACTTTCCGGGAAGTACAGTGTCACAGCGCTTCCGGTTTCTGCTGGTGCGTCTCCGAAGAGGGTAAGCCGTTCCCCCGGACATCAACAAAGGACGGACAGCCTAACTGTAAGGCAAAAG ATAAAACAGACAATCGACCAAAAACAAAATCCAGAGTAAGacgaaaaaaaggaaaaaagaatCGAAAATCCGACAAAAGAAAATCTTCTAAAC GTtgtacaaataaagaaaaatcaagATTTAATTCCAATTTAGTTCGAGTTTTTACTGAAGAGTATGATCGAGCAATACGCAATGTTTTATCTACAGTTCCAG ACACTAAAGATCCGCTGATGGACACCTTAGAAAAACAGGTTGTTGAGTGGAAGTTTTCACAGTATGACTCAAATGGTGATAACCTCCTTCAAATAAAGGAAGTGAACGGCTTAAAACGATTAGTGAAGAAGTTTATAAAACCCCGCTCTTGTGCAAAGCGGTTTCTCAAATTCTGTGATCcagataaaaacaaacttatagaGCGCCAAGAATGGTCAATCTGTCTGGGTGTCGATATTAATA TTTCTTTTCGATTGTTTATCTATCTCAACTCAGACGAAGAAGGGAAGAGAACAACGACGCCACCTAGCGATGCGCAGTCGTCAGGTGAAAGTTTAGACTTACATAGCTTTCTAAATAAGAACCCCTCCAGGGACAAATCACCATCATCCTCATCTCCCTCTTCGAAAACACACAAGG GGGAGAAAGAGCGGCAGCCGCCCCCGTCCCTGCCTGCTCTCAGCCTGGGCGACGCGTGGACGGACTTCAGCCGCCCCAGAGAGGACGTCAAGGCCGAGAAAC ATGTGAGTGACTGTCGGACGGAGCGGGAGGGCGCACTGGAGCAAGACCATGACAATCCGGACGCTGGGATCTTTGTCCCCACGTGCACACCAGAAGGCACGTGGGCGCATGCACAGTGCCACAACTCGACCGGATATTGCTGGTGCGTGGACGAAAACACTGGACGGCCGATAGTTGGGACGTCTACACATGGGGTGCGACCGGACTGTGACTTCGTGAAGGAGAGGGAAATACAGG CCCGTATTCCTGTAGGTTGTACATATGCTGAGAAGCAGACGTTTGTTGCTGACCTTGTGGCCGAAATCTCCAAGGAGATGAAGGAATATGCGCTCAACCCGAGCACGGACCATAG TCTACTGGTGACGGAGCCCAACATGAGTCTCCAGGAGCGGTCTGCCAGGGGGCGCTTCAACACGCTTGATGGGAACAAAAACAAG GTTATAGACGACGGTgaggccgaggagttccgagcGACGACGATAAAGAACGCTCAGCAGAAGCAGACGAGAAAGTGCGCGCGCAAGTTCGTGCGTTACTGTGACGAGAACGAGGACAGCCAGATCTCCGTGGATGAGTGGGTCGACTGTCTCGGCATCACAA GGACAGTGAACGTCAACCTTCCGTCCAATCCTAAACGAATTGGAGTGAATCCGTTTGACACGTACCTGAGGGACAATTAG
- the LOC128207699 gene encoding SPARC-related modular calcium-binding protein 2-like isoform X6 — MVLFRALRDSEELCKVRCKSRKSRIMCGSDGTSYLSKCELKRARRCEGKKVTIVKKGKCADEDVPVTKCFQEKEEALRSVADGAENVFIPECNTDGTFREVQCHSASGFCWCVSEEGKPFPRTSTKDGQPNCKAKDKTDNRPKTKSRVRRKKGKKNRKSDKRKSSKRCTNKEKSRFNSNLVRVFTEEYDRAIRNVLSTVPDTKDPLMDTLEKQVVEWKFSQYDSNGDNLLQIKEVNGLKRLVKKFIKPRSCAKRFLKFCDPDKNKLIERQEWSICLGVDINISFRLFIYLNSDEEGKRTTTPPSDAQSSGESLDLHSFLNKNPSRDKSPSSSSPSSKTHKGEKERQPPPSLPALSLGDAWTDFSRPREDVKAEKHVSDCRTEREGALEQDHDNPDAGIFVPTCTPEGTWAHAQCHNSTGYCWCVDENTGRPIVGTSTHGVRPDCDFVKEREIQARIPVGCTYAEKQTFVADLVAEISKEMKEYALNPSTDHSLLVTEPNMSLQERSARGRFNTLDGNKNKVIDDGEAEEFRATTIKNAQQKQTRKCARKFVRYCDENEDSQISVDEWVDCLGITRTVNVNLPSNPKRIGVNPFDTYLRDN, encoded by the exons ATG GTTTTGTTCCGTGCCCTCCGTGACAGCGAGGAATTGTGCAAGGTTCGGTGCAAGTCTCGGAAGTCGAGGATCATGTGCGGGTCCGACGGGACCTCGTATTTGTCCAAGTGTGAACTCAAGAGGGCCAGAAGGTGTGAGGGCAAGAAAGTCACTATTGTGAAGAAAGGGAAATGTGCAG ACGAGGATGTTCCAGTGACCAAATGTTTTCAAGAAAAGGAGGAGGCACTGCGCTCTGTTGCGGACGGCGCCGAGAACGTCTTCATCCCGGAATGCAACACGGATGGCACTTTCCGGGAAGTACAGTGTCACAGCGCTTCCGGTTTCTGCTGGTGCGTCTCCGAAGAGGGTAAGCCGTTCCCCCGGACATCAACAAAGGACGGACAGCCTAACTGTAAGGCAAAAG ATAAAACAGACAATCGACCAAAAACAAAATCCAGAGTAAGacgaaaaaaaggaaaaaagaatCGAAAATCCGACAAAAGAAAATCTTCTAAAC GTtgtacaaataaagaaaaatcaagATTTAATTCCAATTTAGTTCGAGTTTTTACTGAAGAGTATGATCGAGCAATACGCAATGTTTTATCTACAGTTCCAG ACACTAAAGATCCGCTGATGGACACCTTAGAAAAACAGGTTGTTGAGTGGAAGTTTTCACAGTATGACTCAAATGGTGATAACCTCCTTCAAATAAAGGAAGTGAACGGCTTAAAACGATTAGTGAAGAAGTTTATAAAACCCCGCTCTTGTGCAAAGCGGTTTCTCAAATTCTGTGATCcagataaaaacaaacttatagaGCGCCAAGAATGGTCAATCTGTCTGGGTGTCGATATTAATA TTTCTTTTCGATTGTTTATCTATCTCAACTCAGACGAAGAAGGGAAGAGAACAACGACGCCACCTAGCGATGCGCAGTCGTCAGGTGAAAGTTTAGACTTACATAGCTTTCTAAATAAGAACCCCTCCAGGGACAAATCACCATCATCCTCATCTCCCTCTTCGAAAACACACAAGG GGGAGAAAGAGCGGCAGCCGCCCCCGTCCCTGCCTGCTCTCAGCCTGGGCGACGCGTGGACGGACTTCAGCCGCCCCAGAGAGGACGTCAAGGCCGAGAAAC ATGTGAGTGACTGTCGGACGGAGCGGGAGGGCGCACTGGAGCAAGACCATGACAATCCGGACGCTGGGATCTTTGTCCCCACGTGCACACCAGAAGGCACGTGGGCGCATGCACAGTGCCACAACTCGACCGGATATTGCTGGTGCGTGGACGAAAACACTGGACGGCCGATAGTTGGGACGTCTACACATGGGGTGCGACCGGACTGTGACTTCGTGAAGGAGAGGGAAATACAGG CCCGTATTCCTGTAGGTTGTACATATGCTGAGAAGCAGACGTTTGTTGCTGACCTTGTGGCCGAAATCTCCAAGGAGATGAAGGAATATGCGCTCAACCCGAGCACGGACCATAG TCTACTGGTGACGGAGCCCAACATGAGTCTCCAGGAGCGGTCTGCCAGGGGGCGCTTCAACACGCTTGATGGGAACAAAAACAAG GTTATAGACGACGGTgaggccgaggagttccgagcGACGACGATAAAGAACGCTCAGCAGAAGCAGACGAGAAAGTGCGCGCGCAAGTTCGTGCGTTACTGTGACGAGAACGAGGACAGCCAGATCTCCGTGGATGAGTGGGTCGACTGTCTCGGCATCACAA GGACAGTGAACGTCAACCTTCCGTCCAATCCTAAACGAATTGGAGTGAATCCGTTTGACACGTACCTGAGGGACAATTAG
- the LOC128207699 gene encoding SPARC-related modular calcium-binding protein 1-like isoform X8, whose product MYPRAWLCVLAMSWIAVPMASANSLSVSEIQATGKVLFRALRDSEELCKVRCKSRKSRIMCGSDGTSYLSKCELKRARRCEGKKVTIVKKGKCADEDVPVTKCFQEKEEALRSVADGAENVFIPECNTDGTFREVQCHSASGFCWCVSEEGKPFPRTSTKDGQPNCKAKDKTDNRPKTKSRVRRKKGKKNRKSDKRKSSKRCTNKEKSRFNSNLVRVFTEEYDRAIRNVLSTVPDTKDPLMDTLEKQVVEWKFSQYDSNGDNLLQIKEVNGLKRLVKKFIKPRSCAKRFLKFCDPDKNKLIERQEWSICLGVDINREKERQPPPSLPALSLGDAWTDFSRPREDVKAEKHVSDCRTEREGALEQDHDNPDAGIFVPTCTPEGTWAHAQCHNSTGYCWCVDENTGRPIVGTSTHGVRPDCDFVKEREIQARIPVGCTYAEKQTFVADLVAEISKEMKEYALNPSTDHSLLVTEPNMSLQERSARGRFNTLDGNKNKVIDDGEAEEFRATTIKNAQQKQTRKCARKFVRYCDENEDSQISVDEWVDCLGITRTVNVNLPSNPKRIGVNPFDTYLRDN is encoded by the exons GTTTTGTTCCGTGCCCTCCGTGACAGCGAGGAATTGTGCAAGGTTCGGTGCAAGTCTCGGAAGTCGAGGATCATGTGCGGGTCCGACGGGACCTCGTATTTGTCCAAGTGTGAACTCAAGAGGGCCAGAAGGTGTGAGGGCAAGAAAGTCACTATTGTGAAGAAAGGGAAATGTGCAG ACGAGGATGTTCCAGTGACCAAATGTTTTCAAGAAAAGGAGGAGGCACTGCGCTCTGTTGCGGACGGCGCCGAGAACGTCTTCATCCCGGAATGCAACACGGATGGCACTTTCCGGGAAGTACAGTGTCACAGCGCTTCCGGTTTCTGCTGGTGCGTCTCCGAAGAGGGTAAGCCGTTCCCCCGGACATCAACAAAGGACGGACAGCCTAACTGTAAGGCAAAAG ATAAAACAGACAATCGACCAAAAACAAAATCCAGAGTAAGacgaaaaaaaggaaaaaagaatCGAAAATCCGACAAAAGAAAATCTTCTAAAC GTtgtacaaataaagaaaaatcaagATTTAATTCCAATTTAGTTCGAGTTTTTACTGAAGAGTATGATCGAGCAATACGCAATGTTTTATCTACAGTTCCAG ACACTAAAGATCCGCTGATGGACACCTTAGAAAAACAGGTTGTTGAGTGGAAGTTTTCACAGTATGACTCAAATGGTGATAACCTCCTTCAAATAAAGGAAGTGAACGGCTTAAAACGATTAGTGAAGAAGTTTATAAAACCCCGCTCTTGTGCAAAGCGGTTTCTCAAATTCTGTGATCcagataaaaacaaacttatagaGCGCCAAGAATGGTCAATCTGTCTGGGTGTCGATATTAATA GGGAGAAAGAGCGGCAGCCGCCCCCGTCCCTGCCTGCTCTCAGCCTGGGCGACGCGTGGACGGACTTCAGCCGCCCCAGAGAGGACGTCAAGGCCGAGAAAC ATGTGAGTGACTGTCGGACGGAGCGGGAGGGCGCACTGGAGCAAGACCATGACAATCCGGACGCTGGGATCTTTGTCCCCACGTGCACACCAGAAGGCACGTGGGCGCATGCACAGTGCCACAACTCGACCGGATATTGCTGGTGCGTGGACGAAAACACTGGACGGCCGATAGTTGGGACGTCTACACATGGGGTGCGACCGGACTGTGACTTCGTGAAGGAGAGGGAAATACAGG CCCGTATTCCTGTAGGTTGTACATATGCTGAGAAGCAGACGTTTGTTGCTGACCTTGTGGCCGAAATCTCCAAGGAGATGAAGGAATATGCGCTCAACCCGAGCACGGACCATAG TCTACTGGTGACGGAGCCCAACATGAGTCTCCAGGAGCGGTCTGCCAGGGGGCGCTTCAACACGCTTGATGGGAACAAAAACAAG GTTATAGACGACGGTgaggccgaggagttccgagcGACGACGATAAAGAACGCTCAGCAGAAGCAGACGAGAAAGTGCGCGCGCAAGTTCGTGCGTTACTGTGACGAGAACGAGGACAGCCAGATCTCCGTGGATGAGTGGGTCGACTGTCTCGGCATCACAA GGACAGTGAACGTCAACCTTCCGTCCAATCCTAAACGAATTGGAGTGAATCCGTTTGACACGTACCTGAGGGACAATTAG
- the LOC128207699 gene encoding SPARC-related modular calcium-binding protein 2-like isoform X7, translated as MYPRAWLCVLAMSWIAVPMASANSLSVSEIQATGKVLFRALRDSEELCKVRCKSRKSRIMCGSDGTSYLSKCELKRARRCEGKKVTIVKKGKCADEDVPVTKCFQEKEEALRSVADGAENVFIPECNTDGTFREVQCHSASGFCWCVSEEGKPFPRTSTKDGQPNCKAKDKTDNRPKTKSRVRRKKGKKNRKSDKRKSSKRCTNKEKSRFNSNLVRVFTEEYDRAIRNVLSTVPDTKDPLMDTLEKQVVEWKFSQYDSNGDNLLQIKEVNGLKRLVKKFIKPRSCAKRFLKFCDPDKNKLIERQEWSICLGVDINNEEGKRTTTPPSDAQSSGEKERQPPPSLPALSLGDAWTDFSRPREDVKAEKHVSDCRTEREGALEQDHDNPDAGIFVPTCTPEGTWAHAQCHNSTGYCWCVDENTGRPIVGTSTHGVRPDCDFVKEREIQARIPVGCTYAEKQTFVADLVAEISKEMKEYALNPSTDHSLLVTEPNMSLQERSARGRFNTLDGNKNKVIDDGEAEEFRATTIKNAQQKQTRKCARKFVRYCDENEDSQISVDEWVDCLGITRTVNVNLPSNPKRIGVNPFDTYLRDN; from the exons GTTTTGTTCCGTGCCCTCCGTGACAGCGAGGAATTGTGCAAGGTTCGGTGCAAGTCTCGGAAGTCGAGGATCATGTGCGGGTCCGACGGGACCTCGTATTTGTCCAAGTGTGAACTCAAGAGGGCCAGAAGGTGTGAGGGCAAGAAAGTCACTATTGTGAAGAAAGGGAAATGTGCAG ACGAGGATGTTCCAGTGACCAAATGTTTTCAAGAAAAGGAGGAGGCACTGCGCTCTGTTGCGGACGGCGCCGAGAACGTCTTCATCCCGGAATGCAACACGGATGGCACTTTCCGGGAAGTACAGTGTCACAGCGCTTCCGGTTTCTGCTGGTGCGTCTCCGAAGAGGGTAAGCCGTTCCCCCGGACATCAACAAAGGACGGACAGCCTAACTGTAAGGCAAAAG ATAAAACAGACAATCGACCAAAAACAAAATCCAGAGTAAGacgaaaaaaaggaaaaaagaatCGAAAATCCGACAAAAGAAAATCTTCTAAAC GTtgtacaaataaagaaaaatcaagATTTAATTCCAATTTAGTTCGAGTTTTTACTGAAGAGTATGATCGAGCAATACGCAATGTTTTATCTACAGTTCCAG ACACTAAAGATCCGCTGATGGACACCTTAGAAAAACAGGTTGTTGAGTGGAAGTTTTCACAGTATGACTCAAATGGTGATAACCTCCTTCAAATAAAGGAAGTGAACGGCTTAAAACGATTAGTGAAGAAGTTTATAAAACCCCGCTCTTGTGCAAAGCGGTTTCTCAAATTCTGTGATCcagataaaaacaaacttatagaGCGCCAAGAATGGTCAATCTGTCTGGGTGTCGATATTAATA ACGAAGAAGGGAAGAGAACAACGACGCCACCTAGCGATGCGCAGTCGTCAG GGGAGAAAGAGCGGCAGCCGCCCCCGTCCCTGCCTGCTCTCAGCCTGGGCGACGCGTGGACGGACTTCAGCCGCCCCAGAGAGGACGTCAAGGCCGAGAAAC ATGTGAGTGACTGTCGGACGGAGCGGGAGGGCGCACTGGAGCAAGACCATGACAATCCGGACGCTGGGATCTTTGTCCCCACGTGCACACCAGAAGGCACGTGGGCGCATGCACAGTGCCACAACTCGACCGGATATTGCTGGTGCGTGGACGAAAACACTGGACGGCCGATAGTTGGGACGTCTACACATGGGGTGCGACCGGACTGTGACTTCGTGAAGGAGAGGGAAATACAGG CCCGTATTCCTGTAGGTTGTACATATGCTGAGAAGCAGACGTTTGTTGCTGACCTTGTGGCCGAAATCTCCAAGGAGATGAAGGAATATGCGCTCAACCCGAGCACGGACCATAG TCTACTGGTGACGGAGCCCAACATGAGTCTCCAGGAGCGGTCTGCCAGGGGGCGCTTCAACACGCTTGATGGGAACAAAAACAAG GTTATAGACGACGGTgaggccgaggagttccgagcGACGACGATAAAGAACGCTCAGCAGAAGCAGACGAGAAAGTGCGCGCGCAAGTTCGTGCGTTACTGTGACGAGAACGAGGACAGCCAGATCTCCGTGGATGAGTGGGTCGACTGTCTCGGCATCACAA GGACAGTGAACGTCAACCTTCCGTCCAATCCTAAACGAATTGGAGTGAATCCGTTTGACACGTACCTGAGGGACAATTAG
- the LOC128207699 gene encoding SPARC-related modular calcium-binding protein 1-like isoform X5: protein MYPRAWLCVLAMSWIAVPMASANSLSVSEIQATGKVLFRALRDSEELCKVRCKSRKSRIMCGSDGTSYLSKCELKRARRCEGKKVTIVKKGKCADEDVPVTKCFQEKEEALRSVADGAENVFIPECNTDGTFREVQCHSASGFCWCVSEEGKPFPRTSTKDGQPNCKAKDKTDNRPKTKSRVRRKKGKKNRKSDKRKSSKRCTNKEKSRFNSNLVRVFTEEYDRAIRNVLSTVPDTKDPLMDTLEKQVVEWKFSQYDSNGDNLLQIKEVNGLKRLVKKFIKPRSCAKRFLKFCDPDKNKLIERQEWSICLGVDINISFRLFIYLNSDEEGKRTTTPPSDAQSSGESLDLHSFLNKNPSRDKSPSSSSPSSKTHKDVSDCRTEREGALEQDHDNPDAGIFVPTCTPEGTWAHAQCHNSTGYCWCVDENTGRPIVGTSTHGVRPDCDFVKEREIQARIPVGCTYAEKQTFVADLVAEISKEMKEYALNPSTDHSLLVTEPNMSLQERSARGRFNTLDGNKNKVIDDGEAEEFRATTIKNAQQKQTRKCARKFVRYCDENEDSQISVDEWVDCLGITRTVNVNLPSNPKRIGVNPFDTYLRDN, encoded by the exons GTTTTGTTCCGTGCCCTCCGTGACAGCGAGGAATTGTGCAAGGTTCGGTGCAAGTCTCGGAAGTCGAGGATCATGTGCGGGTCCGACGGGACCTCGTATTTGTCCAAGTGTGAACTCAAGAGGGCCAGAAGGTGTGAGGGCAAGAAAGTCACTATTGTGAAGAAAGGGAAATGTGCAG ACGAGGATGTTCCAGTGACCAAATGTTTTCAAGAAAAGGAGGAGGCACTGCGCTCTGTTGCGGACGGCGCCGAGAACGTCTTCATCCCGGAATGCAACACGGATGGCACTTTCCGGGAAGTACAGTGTCACAGCGCTTCCGGTTTCTGCTGGTGCGTCTCCGAAGAGGGTAAGCCGTTCCCCCGGACATCAACAAAGGACGGACAGCCTAACTGTAAGGCAAAAG ATAAAACAGACAATCGACCAAAAACAAAATCCAGAGTAAGacgaaaaaaaggaaaaaagaatCGAAAATCCGACAAAAGAAAATCTTCTAAAC GTtgtacaaataaagaaaaatcaagATTTAATTCCAATTTAGTTCGAGTTTTTACTGAAGAGTATGATCGAGCAATACGCAATGTTTTATCTACAGTTCCAG ACACTAAAGATCCGCTGATGGACACCTTAGAAAAACAGGTTGTTGAGTGGAAGTTTTCACAGTATGACTCAAATGGTGATAACCTCCTTCAAATAAAGGAAGTGAACGGCTTAAAACGATTAGTGAAGAAGTTTATAAAACCCCGCTCTTGTGCAAAGCGGTTTCTCAAATTCTGTGATCcagataaaaacaaacttatagaGCGCCAAGAATGGTCAATCTGTCTGGGTGTCGATATTAATA TTTCTTTTCGATTGTTTATCTATCTCAACTCAGACGAAGAAGGGAAGAGAACAACGACGCCACCTAGCGATGCGCAGTCGTCAGGTGAAAGTTTAGACTTACATAGCTTTCTAAATAAGAACCCCTCCAGGGACAAATCACCATCATCCTCATCTCCCTCTTCGAAAACACACAAGG ATGTGAGTGACTGTCGGACGGAGCGGGAGGGCGCACTGGAGCAAGACCATGACAATCCGGACGCTGGGATCTTTGTCCCCACGTGCACACCAGAAGGCACGTGGGCGCATGCACAGTGCCACAACTCGACCGGATATTGCTGGTGCGTGGACGAAAACACTGGACGGCCGATAGTTGGGACGTCTACACATGGGGTGCGACCGGACTGTGACTTCGTGAAGGAGAGGGAAATACAGG CCCGTATTCCTGTAGGTTGTACATATGCTGAGAAGCAGACGTTTGTTGCTGACCTTGTGGCCGAAATCTCCAAGGAGATGAAGGAATATGCGCTCAACCCGAGCACGGACCATAG TCTACTGGTGACGGAGCCCAACATGAGTCTCCAGGAGCGGTCTGCCAGGGGGCGCTTCAACACGCTTGATGGGAACAAAAACAAG GTTATAGACGACGGTgaggccgaggagttccgagcGACGACGATAAAGAACGCTCAGCAGAAGCAGACGAGAAAGTGCGCGCGCAAGTTCGTGCGTTACTGTGACGAGAACGAGGACAGCCAGATCTCCGTGGATGAGTGGGTCGACTGTCTCGGCATCACAA GGACAGTGAACGTCAACCTTCCGTCCAATCCTAAACGAATTGGAGTGAATCCGTTTGACACGTACCTGAGGGACAATTAG
- the LOC128207699 gene encoding SPARC-related modular calcium-binding protein 1-like isoform X11 produces the protein MYPRAWLCVLAMSWIAVPMASANSLSVSEIQATGKVLFRALRDSEELCKVRCKSRKSRIMCGSDGTSYLSKCELKRARRCEGKKVTIVKKGKCADEDVPVTKCFQEKEEALRSVADGAENVFIPECNTDGTFREVQCHSASGFCWCVSEEGKPFPRTSTKDGQPNCKAKDKTDNRPKTKSRVRRKKGKKNRKSDKRKSSKRCTNKEKSRFNSNLVRVFTEEYDRAIRNVLSTVPDTKDPLMDTLEKQVVEWKFSQYDSNGDNLLQIKEVNGLKRLVKKFIKPRSCAKRFLKFCDPDKNKLIERQEWSICLGVDINNVSDCRTEREGALEQDHDNPDAGIFVPTCTPEGTWAHAQCHNSTGYCWCVDENTGRPIVGTSTHGVRPDCDFVKEREIQARIPVGCTYAEKQTFVADLVAEISKEMKEYALNPSTDHSLLVTEPNMSLQERSARGRFNTLDGNKNKVIDDGEAEEFRATTIKNAQQKQTRKCARKFVRYCDENEDSQISVDEWVDCLGITRTVNVNLPSNPKRIGVNPFDTYLRDN, from the exons GTTTTGTTCCGTGCCCTCCGTGACAGCGAGGAATTGTGCAAGGTTCGGTGCAAGTCTCGGAAGTCGAGGATCATGTGCGGGTCCGACGGGACCTCGTATTTGTCCAAGTGTGAACTCAAGAGGGCCAGAAGGTGTGAGGGCAAGAAAGTCACTATTGTGAAGAAAGGGAAATGTGCAG ACGAGGATGTTCCAGTGACCAAATGTTTTCAAGAAAAGGAGGAGGCACTGCGCTCTGTTGCGGACGGCGCCGAGAACGTCTTCATCCCGGAATGCAACACGGATGGCACTTTCCGGGAAGTACAGTGTCACAGCGCTTCCGGTTTCTGCTGGTGCGTCTCCGAAGAGGGTAAGCCGTTCCCCCGGACATCAACAAAGGACGGACAGCCTAACTGTAAGGCAAAAG ATAAAACAGACAATCGACCAAAAACAAAATCCAGAGTAAGacgaaaaaaaggaaaaaagaatCGAAAATCCGACAAAAGAAAATCTTCTAAAC GTtgtacaaataaagaaaaatcaagATTTAATTCCAATTTAGTTCGAGTTTTTACTGAAGAGTATGATCGAGCAATACGCAATGTTTTATCTACAGTTCCAG ACACTAAAGATCCGCTGATGGACACCTTAGAAAAACAGGTTGTTGAGTGGAAGTTTTCACAGTATGACTCAAATGGTGATAACCTCCTTCAAATAAAGGAAGTGAACGGCTTAAAACGATTAGTGAAGAAGTTTATAAAACCCCGCTCTTGTGCAAAGCGGTTTCTCAAATTCTGTGATCcagataaaaacaaacttatagaGCGCCAAGAATGGTCAATCTGTCTGGGTGTCGATATTAATA ATGTGAGTGACTGTCGGACGGAGCGGGAGGGCGCACTGGAGCAAGACCATGACAATCCGGACGCTGGGATCTTTGTCCCCACGTGCACACCAGAAGGCACGTGGGCGCATGCACAGTGCCACAACTCGACCGGATATTGCTGGTGCGTGGACGAAAACACTGGACGGCCGATAGTTGGGACGTCTACACATGGGGTGCGACCGGACTGTGACTTCGTGAAGGAGAGGGAAATACAGG CCCGTATTCCTGTAGGTTGTACATATGCTGAGAAGCAGACGTTTGTTGCTGACCTTGTGGCCGAAATCTCCAAGGAGATGAAGGAATATGCGCTCAACCCGAGCACGGACCATAG TCTACTGGTGACGGAGCCCAACATGAGTCTCCAGGAGCGGTCTGCCAGGGGGCGCTTCAACACGCTTGATGGGAACAAAAACAAG GTTATAGACGACGGTgaggccgaggagttccgagcGACGACGATAAAGAACGCTCAGCAGAAGCAGACGAGAAAGTGCGCGCGCAAGTTCGTGCGTTACTGTGACGAGAACGAGGACAGCCAGATCTCCGTGGATGAGTGGGTCGACTGTCTCGGCATCACAA GGACAGTGAACGTCAACCTTCCGTCCAATCCTAAACGAATTGGAGTGAATCCGTTTGACACGTACCTGAGGGACAATTAG